In Kryptolebias marmoratus isolate JLee-2015 linkage group LG20, ASM164957v2, whole genome shotgun sequence, a genomic segment contains:
- the gtpbp4 gene encoding nucleolar GTP-binding protein 1 — MALYNFKKIMVVPTAKEFIDITLSKTQRKTPTVVHKHYQIHRIRHFYMRKVKFTQQNYHDRLTQIITDFPKLDDIHPFYADLMNVLYDKDHYKLALGQINIARNLIDNVAKDYVRLMKYGDSLYRCKQLKRAALGRMCTILKRQKSSLEYLEQVRQHLSRLPSIDPNTRTLLLCGYPNVGKSSFINKVTRADVDVQPYAFTTKSLFVGHMDYRYLRWQVVDTPGILDHPLEERNTIEMQAITALAHLRSAILYVMDLSEQCGHTLQEQLELFNNIRPLFANKPLIVVANKCDVKKLSELSEENQKMFADLAAEGVSVIETSTLTEEGVMQVKTEACDQLLAHRVNTKIKGKKVHDVLNRLHLAVPAKRDEKERPPFIPEGALNRRKAMEVDAPKRKLERDLEMELGDDYILDLQKYWDLMNADEKQDKIPEVWEGHNIADYIDPEIMRKLEDLEKEEELKERAGEYDSDEESEDEDMKDIRSLAKQIKEKKQLMVLESKEKDIHGPRMPRTASKVDKKRLEKEMGNLGLDMNDNDDSHYVQQAQRSRSITRKRKREASAPPTSKTRSQSASRPPRDQSGLRDTKMAKKTKKMMKNSQKDMNRQARRGESDRHVFDLKPKHLLTGKRKSGTNDRR, encoded by the exons ATGGCACtttataactttaaaaagattatGGTGGTTCCCACCGCCAAG GAATTCATCGACATTACTTTATCCAAAACGCAAAGGAAGACGCCCACGGTGGTGCACAAGCATTACCAGATCCACCGTATCCGACACTTTTACATGAGAAAGGTGAAGTTCACCCAGCAGAACTACCACGACCGGCTCACGCAGATCATCACGGACTTCCCAAAGCTCGAC GACATCCATCCTTTTTACGCTGATCTGATGAATGTGTTGTACGACAAAGACCACTACAAGCTGGCCTTGGGACAGATAAACATCGCCAGGAATTTGATCGATAA TGTTGCCAAAGACTACGTCCGTCTGATGAAATATGGAGATTCTCTGTATCGGTGTAAACAGCTGAAGAGAGCCGCTTTGGGTCGAATGTGCACCATCCTGAAACGGCAGAAATCGAGTCTGGAGTACCTGGAACAAG TCCGTCAGCATCTGTCCCGTCTGCCGAGCATCGACCCAAACACGAGGACTTTGCTTCTGTGTGGTTACCCCAACGTGGGCAAGTCCAGTTTCATCAACAAG GTGACCAGAGCAGATGTTGACGTTCAGCCGTATGCCTTCACCACAAAGTCTCTGTTCGTGGGTCACATGGACTACAGATACCTCCGCTGGCAG GTGGTGGACACCCCCGGGATCCTGGACCACCCCCTGGAGGAGAGGAACACCATCGAGATGCAGGCCATCACGGCTCTGGCTCACCTGCGGTCGGCGATCCTGTACGTCATGGACCTGTCGGAGCAGTGCGGCCACACcctgcaggagcagctggagctcTTCAACAACATCCGCCCGCTGTTCGCCAACAAG CCTCTCATCGTCGTGGCGAACAAATGTGACGTGAAGAAGCTGAGCGAGCTCTCGGAGGAGAACCAG aaaatgtttgCAGACCTCGCAGCTGAGGGGGTCTCAGTGATCGAGACGAGCACCCTGACAGAGGAGGGGGTCATGCAGGTCAAAACCGAG GCCTGCGACCAGCTTCTTGCTCATCGGGtcaacaccaaaataaaaggcaaaaaggtCCACGATGTTCTCAACAGGCTGCACCTGGCCGTTCCCGCCAAGAGGGACGAGAAG GAGAGACCTCCGTTCATCCCAGAAGGAGCTCTGAATCGTAGGAAAGCCATGGAGGTGGACGCACCCAAACGCAAATTG GAGAGGGACCTGGAGATGGAGCTCGGTGATGATTACATTCTGGACCTGCAGA AATACTGGGATCTGATGAATGCGGATGAGAAGCAGGATAAGATTCCCGAGGTGTGGGAGGGTCACAACATCGCAGATTACATCGATCCTGAAATCATGAGG AAACTGGAGGAtctggagaaggaggaggagctgaaggagcgAGCCGGCGAGTACGACTCCGATGAGGAGAGCGAGGACGAAGACATGAAGGACATCCGCTCTCTCGCCAAACAGATCAAAGAGAAGAAGCAGCTCATGGTCCTGGAGTCGAAAGAGAAGGATATTCACGGGCCTCGCATGCCCAGAACTGCCTCCAAG gttGACAAAAAGCGGCTGGAGAAGGAGATGGGTAACCTCGGGCTGGACATGAACGACAACGATGAT AGCCACTACGTTCAGCAGGCCCAGCGTTCCCGCAGCATCACCAGGAAACGAAAGCGAGAAGCTTCGGCTCCTCCGACGTCCAAGACTCGCAGCCAGAGTGCATCCCGGCCGCCTCGAGACCAGTCTGGTTTACGGGACACGAAG ATGGcgaagaagacaaagaagatgATGAAGAACTCCCAGAAAGACATGAACCGCCAAGCCAGGAGAGGAGAGTCGGACCGCCACGTGTTTGACCTCAAACCCAAACATCTCCTGACTGGAAAGAGGAAATCAGGAACCAATGATCGCAGATAA